A genome region from Mastacembelus armatus chromosome 8, fMasArm1.2, whole genome shotgun sequence includes the following:
- the copz2 gene encoding coatomer subunit zeta-2 isoform X1 produces MDSAFLEPCLYTVKAVFILDNDGNRLLSKYYDPEFYSSIKEQKNFERNVFNKTHKADNEIAFLEGMTIVYKCSIDLFFYVVGSAQENELMLMSVLNCLFDSLSQILRKNVERRCLLDNMEGVFLVVDEIIDGGVILESDPQQVLQKVSYRADENPLSEQSVTQHITEKLALTTNVLQSAKEQIKWSILK; encoded by the exons gAACCTTGCCTCTACACAgtaaaagctgttttcattcTTGACAACGATGGCAACAGACTTCTGTCAAAG taCTATGATCCTGAGTTTTACTCCTCCATAAAGGAGCAGAAGAACTTTGAGAGAAATGTCTTCAACAAGACACACAAAGCAGACA ATGAGATAGCTTTCCTGGAGGGGATGACCATCGTCTATAAGTGCAGTATAGATCTCTTTTTCTATGTGGTGGGAAGTGCTCAGGAGAACGAG cTGATGTTGATGTCAGTACTGAACTGCCTGTTTGACTCTCTCAGTCAAATCCTGAG AAAGAATGTGGAGCGGAGGTGTTTACTGGATAACATGGAAGGAGTGTTCCTAGTTGTGGATGAAATTATTGATGGAGG GGTGATTCTGGAGAGTGACCCTCAACAGGTCCTACAGAAGGTCAGCTACAGG gcgGATGAGAATCCATTATCTGAACAAAGCGTGACCCAG CACATAACAGAGAAACTGGCTCTGACCACTAAC gttcTGCAGTCAGCCAAGGAGCAGATCAAATGGTCTATACTGAAATGA
- the copz2 gene encoding coatomer subunit zeta-2 isoform X2, with translation MDSAFLEPCLYTVKAVFILDNDGNRLLSKYYDPEFYSSIKEQKNFERNVFNKTHKADNEIAFLEGMTIVYKCSIDLFFYVVGSAQENELMLMSVLNCLFDSLSQILRKNVERRCLLDNMEGVFLVVDEIIDGGVILESDPQQVLQKVSYRADENPLSEQSVTQVLQSAKEQIKWSILK, from the exons gAACCTTGCCTCTACACAgtaaaagctgttttcattcTTGACAACGATGGCAACAGACTTCTGTCAAAG taCTATGATCCTGAGTTTTACTCCTCCATAAAGGAGCAGAAGAACTTTGAGAGAAATGTCTTCAACAAGACACACAAAGCAGACA ATGAGATAGCTTTCCTGGAGGGGATGACCATCGTCTATAAGTGCAGTATAGATCTCTTTTTCTATGTGGTGGGAAGTGCTCAGGAGAACGAG cTGATGTTGATGTCAGTACTGAACTGCCTGTTTGACTCTCTCAGTCAAATCCTGAG AAAGAATGTGGAGCGGAGGTGTTTACTGGATAACATGGAAGGAGTGTTCCTAGTTGTGGATGAAATTATTGATGGAGG GGTGATTCTGGAGAGTGACCCTCAACAGGTCCTACAGAAGGTCAGCTACAGG gcgGATGAGAATCCATTATCTGAACAAAGCGTGACCCAG gttcTGCAGTCAGCCAAGGAGCAGATCAAATGGTCTATACTGAAATGA